Proteins co-encoded in one Aspergillus flavus chromosome 2, complete sequence genomic window:
- a CDS encoding guanine nucleotide-binding protein subunit gamma (G-protein complex gamma subunit Ste18): protein MPAYELRSGGDVKNKKQSVADLKYRRLTELNARLKEDLDRPRVKVSEAAMSLINYCNNTRDFMVPSVWGQVDKRDDPYAPQQQGGCCTVM, encoded by the exons ATGCCTGCCTACGAGCTTCGATCGGGAGGGGAtgtcaagaacaagaagcaaAGTGTGGCCGATTTGAAGTATCGACGATTGACAGAACTCAATGCTCGTCTGAAGGAAGACCTGGACCGTCCCCGGGTCAAAGTGTCCGAGGCTGCGATGTC GCTGATTAATTACTGCAACAACACTCGCGACTTTATGGTACCGTCCGTATGGGGTCAG GTGGACAAACGCGATGACCCATACGCCCCTCAACAGCAGGGAGGCTGTTGCACGGTCATGTAA